In Mus musculus strain C57BL/6J chromosome 1, GRCm38.p6 C57BL/6J, a single genomic region encodes these proteins:
- the Fcgr2b gene encoding low affinity immunoglobulin gamma Fc region receptor II-b isoform 1 (isoform 1 is encoded by transcript variant 1): MGILPFLLIPMESNWTVHVFSRTLCHMLLWTAVLNLAAGTHDLPKAVVKLEPPWIQVLKEDTVTLTCEGTHNPGNSSTQWFHNGRSIRSQVQASYTFKATVNDSGEYRCQMEQTRLSDPVDLGVISDWLLLQTPQLVFLEGETITLRCHSWRNKLLNRISFFHNEKSVRYHHYSSNFSIPKANHSHSGDYYCKGSLGRTLHQSKPVTITVQGPKSSRSLPVLTIVAAVTGIAVAAIVIILVSLVYLKKKQVPALPGNPDHREMGETLPEEVGEYRQPSGGSVPVSPGPPSGLEPTSSSPYNPPDLEEAAKTEAENTITYSLLKHPEALDEETEHDYQNHI; the protein is encoded by the exons ATGGGAATCCTGCCGTTCCTACTGATCCCCATGGAGAGCAACTGGACTGTCCATGTGTTCTCACGGACTTTGTGCCATATGCTACTGTGGACAGCCGTGCTAA ATCTTGCTGCTGGGACTCATG ATCTTCCAAAGGCTGTGGTCAAACTCGAGCCCCCGTGGATCCAGGTGCTCAAGGAAGACACGGTGACACTGACATGCGAAGGGACCCACAACCCTGGGAACTCTTCTACCCAGTGGTTCCACAATGGGAGGTCCATCCGGAGCCAGGTCCAAGCCAGCTACACGTTTAAGGCCACAGTCAATGACAGTGGAGAATATCGGTGTCAAATGGAGCAGACCCGCCTCAGCGACCCTGTAGATCTGGGAGTGATTTCTG ACTGGCTGCTGCTCCAGACCCCTCAGCTGGTGTTTCTGGAAGGGGAAACCATCACGCTAAGGTGCCATAGCTGGAGGAACAAACTACTGAACAGGATCTCGTTCTTCCATAATGAAAAATCCGTGAGGTATCATCACTACAGTAGTAATTTCTCTATCCCAAAAGCCAACCACAGTCACAGTGGGGACTACTACTGCAAAGGAAGTCTAGGAAGGACACTGCACCAGTCCAAGCCTGTCACCATCACTGTCCAAG GGCCCAAGTCCAGCAGGTCTTTACCAGTATTGACAATTGTGGCTGCTGTCACTGGGATTGCTGTCGCAGCCATTGTTATTATCCTAGTATCCTTGGTCTATCTCAAGAAAAAGCAGGTTCCAG CTCTCCCAGGAAACCCTGATCACAGGGAAATGGGAGAAACCCTTCCAGAGGAAGTAGGTGAGTACAGACAGCCCTCTGGGGGCTCAGTGCCTGTCAGCCCAGGGCCTCCATCTGGACTGGAGCCAACAAGCAGCAGCCCAT ACAATCCTCCTGATCTGGAAGAAGCTGCCAAAACTGAG GCTGAGAATACGATCACCTACTCACTTCTCAAGCATCCCGAAGCCCTGGATGAAGAAACAGAGCATGATTACCAGAACCACATTTAG
- the Fcgr2b gene encoding low affinity immunoglobulin gamma Fc region receptor II-b isoform 2 (isoform 2 is encoded by transcript variant 2) produces MGILPFLLIPMESNWTVHVFSRTLCHMLLWTAVLNLAAGTHDLPKAVVKLEPPWIQVLKEDTVTLTCEGTHNPGNSSTQWFHNGRSIRSQVQASYTFKATVNDSGEYRCQMEQTRLSDPVDLGVISDWLLLQTPQLVFLEGETITLRCHSWRNKLLNRISFFHNEKSVRYHHYSSNFSIPKANHSHSGDYYCKGSLGRTLHQSKPVTITVQGPKSSRSLPVLTIVAAVTGIAVAAIVIILVSLVYLKKKQVPDNPPDLEEAAKTEAENTITYSLLKHPEALDEETEHDYQNHI; encoded by the exons ATGGGAATCCTGCCGTTCCTACTGATCCCCATGGAGAGCAACTGGACTGTCCATGTGTTCTCACGGACTTTGTGCCATATGCTACTGTGGACAGCCGTGCTAA ATCTTGCTGCTGGGACTCATG ATCTTCCAAAGGCTGTGGTCAAACTCGAGCCCCCGTGGATCCAGGTGCTCAAGGAAGACACGGTGACACTGACATGCGAAGGGACCCACAACCCTGGGAACTCTTCTACCCAGTGGTTCCACAATGGGAGGTCCATCCGGAGCCAGGTCCAAGCCAGCTACACGTTTAAGGCCACAGTCAATGACAGTGGAGAATATCGGTGTCAAATGGAGCAGACCCGCCTCAGCGACCCTGTAGATCTGGGAGTGATTTCTG ACTGGCTGCTGCTCCAGACCCCTCAGCTGGTGTTTCTGGAAGGGGAAACCATCACGCTAAGGTGCCATAGCTGGAGGAACAAACTACTGAACAGGATCTCGTTCTTCCATAATGAAAAATCCGTGAGGTATCATCACTACAGTAGTAATTTCTCTATCCCAAAAGCCAACCACAGTCACAGTGGGGACTACTACTGCAAAGGAAGTCTAGGAAGGACACTGCACCAGTCCAAGCCTGTCACCATCACTGTCCAAG GGCCCAAGTCCAGCAGGTCTTTACCAGTATTGACAATTGTGGCTGCTGTCACTGGGATTGCTGTCGCAGCCATTGTTATTATCCTAGTATCCTTGGTCTATCTCAAGAAAAAGCAGGTTCCAG ACAATCCTCCTGATCTGGAAGAAGCTGCCAAAACTGAG GCTGAGAATACGATCACCTACTCACTTCTCAAGCATCCCGAAGCCCTGGATGAAGAAACAGAGCATGATTACCAGAACCACATTTAG